Genomic window (bacterium):
AGATTAAATACAGGCCAGATGCGGAAATCAATAAAATCAATTACAACATTATATTGTATGCGGTCGATAAGATTTCCGATTGCACCGCTTAATATAAAAATTAATGCTGTTTTTGTCCGTATGTTGTCTGAATTTGTTTCTCTATAGATAAAAAATAATAAGAAAATTGTAATTATTGATAAAATTGTTATTACTATATTCATTTTTGGAAATAAACCAAAAGCGATACCGGAATTACGGACATATGTGAAATGGAGTATTCCGTCTATAATTTGTATGGATTGGCCAAG
Coding sequences:
- the lspA gene encoding signal peptidase II, with the protein product MFFYALGIVLIILDQVSKLLIINKLNLGQSIQIIDGILHFTYVRNSGIAFGLFPKMNIVITILSIITIFLLFFIYRETNSDNIRTKTALIFILSGAIGNLIDRIQYNVVIDFIDFRIWPVFNLADTFIVIGVAMIFIVLFLTKEKAENASDTFSIRAD